A single window of Halotalea alkalilenta DNA harbors:
- a CDS encoding DUF637 domain-containing protein encodes MVELASEGDQRYQGARLTSQGELSLISGGEIAFEAAHDLEQQSRHKSSSFAWQSAKGRGMTDETLRQSQLIHQGELAIRAAEGISIEIAQIDQSTVSQTLDAMVAADPQLGWLKEMEQRGDIDWRQVKEIHDSFQYSQSGLSGPAALAVAIVTAYYTAGAVSGLVANGASTAAGTGTALAGAGWANVAATAALTGAASNAAVSAINNRGDLGAVFDDVTSSNALKGYASAAVIAGLGAYTDMWGRTTTESGNTLLTNLPERAKAYALNTAVRGLLTGANGSEDWVTVAGIG; translated from the coding sequence TTGGTTGAACTGGCGAGCGAAGGCGACCAGCGCTACCAGGGGGCGAGGCTTACGTCCCAAGGCGAGCTGAGCCTGATCAGCGGCGGCGAGATAGCGTTCGAGGCCGCCCACGATCTCGAACAGCAGAGCCGGCACAAGAGCAGCAGCTTCGCCTGGCAGTCTGCCAAGGGCCGGGGCATGACCGACGAGACCCTGCGCCAGAGCCAGCTGATCCACCAGGGCGAACTCGCGATCCGCGCGGCCGAAGGAATCTCGATCGAGATTGCCCAAATCGACCAGAGCACGGTGAGCCAGACCCTCGACGCGATGGTCGCCGCCGACCCACAGCTCGGCTGGCTGAAGGAGATGGAACAGCGCGGCGACATCGACTGGCGGCAGGTCAAGGAGATCCACGACAGCTTCCAGTACAGCCAGTCGGGACTCTCAGGCCCCGCTGCGCTTGCGGTCGCGATCGTGACGGCGTATTACACGGCGGGGGCGGTGAGCGGGCTGGTGGCGAATGGCGCTTCCACGGCAGCTGGTACCGGGACCGCGCTCGCGGGAGCCGGTTGGGCCAACGTGGCGGCGACCGCGGCCTTGACGGGGGCCGCCAGCAACGCCGCTGTCAGCGCCATCAATAACCGAGGCGACCTGGGTGCGGTGTTCGATGACGTGACTTCCAGCAACGCGTTGAAGGGCTATGCAAGCGCCGCAGTAATTGCCGGCTTAGGGGCATATACGGACATGTGGGGCCGTACAACGACAGAAAGCGGCAACACGCTACTGACCAATCTGCCTGAACGTGCAAAAGCCTATGCACTGAATACGGCCGTCAGAGGTTTGCTGACTGGCGCCAACGGTTCCGAGGATTGGGTGACCGTGGCCGGTATTGGCTGA
- a CDS encoding DUF637 domain-containing protein: MGGAAATSLASQGAVNLINQQGDLGGALKDTLSRQGLEGAALASASAGVAQGMDRIWGGRTDVITQGVQGVDLASLEGIGRFAGSIGSRAAIDASLQTALQGGSLGDRLGDALHGTVGSVVAAAMFNAVGDYAEAQGYAEGSVEKVALHALAGGLASVASGGDFESGAIAAGANEALVGHLAEWLEQDPMLLTGAAQITGLVAAGLAGGDAQQGAWVAGQADMYNRQLHPEERRLIKEEAARLQEAHGSAGPLDWETMLTLAAGNRLDADNADTFARLEAQVASDPNNPLAQQFQQAMTVANATIEVLAG; the protein is encoded by the coding sequence GTGGGCGGTGCTGCGGCCACCTCGCTGGCGAGCCAGGGCGCGGTCAATCTGATCAACCAGCAAGGCGATCTCGGCGGTGCGTTGAAAGACACCCTCTCTCGCCAGGGGCTCGAAGGCGCCGCCCTTGCCTCCGCCTCAGCCGGCGTGGCCCAGGGCATGGATCGCATCTGGGGCGGCCGCACCGACGTCATCACCCAGGGCGTACAAGGCGTCGATCTCGCAAGCCTTGAAGGCATTGGCCGCTTCGCCGGCAGTATCGGCAGCCGCGCAGCGATCGATGCAAGCCTGCAGACCGCACTCCAGGGTGGCTCGCTCGGAGATCGCCTCGGCGACGCTCTGCACGGCACCGTGGGCAGCGTAGTGGCAGCGGCGATGTTCAACGCAGTGGGGGACTACGCCGAGGCGCAGGGCTATGCCGAAGGCAGCGTAGAGAAGGTGGCACTGCACGCACTGGCTGGAGGACTGGCCTCCGTCGCCAGCGGTGGCGACTTCGAAAGTGGCGCGATCGCCGCCGGCGCCAACGAGGCGCTGGTGGGGCACCTGGCCGAATGGTTAGAACAAGACCCGATGCTGTTGACTGGTGCCGCGCAGATCACCGGCCTGGTCGCCGCTGGACTGGCCGGGGGCGACGCCCAGCAGGGTGCTTGGGTGGCGGGTCAGGCGGATATGTACAACCGCCAGCTGCATCCCGAGGAGCGGCGTCTCATCAAGGAGGAAGCAGCCAGGCTCCAGGAAGCACACGGCTCGGCAGGGCCGCTCGACTGGGAGACGATGCTGACCCTGGCGGCTGGCAATCGGCTCGATGCCGATAACGCCGACACCTTTGCCCGGCTCGAGGCCCAAGTGGCGAGCGACCCGAATAACCCGCTGGCGCAGCAGTTCCAGCAGGCGATGACGGTGGCCAATGCTACGATCGAAGTGCTCGCCGGGTAG
- a CDS encoding MbcA/ParS/Xre antitoxin family protein: MSLQHQTPHERQDMAAAAMRTYPNISKAWGLKEHEAATLLGVPDSTYRRWKQQPDRAQLDVNHLERMSLILGIYKALHILLPNAQAADSWLKRANQNPLFAGHTPIERMLNGQVSDLYVVRRHLDAARGGGVA; encoded by the coding sequence ATGTCCCTACAACACCAGACACCCCATGAGCGCCAGGATATGGCGGCTGCGGCCATGCGTACCTACCCCAACATCTCCAAGGCATGGGGCCTCAAGGAGCATGAAGCCGCCACGCTCTTGGGCGTGCCGGATTCCACCTATCGCCGCTGGAAACAGCAGCCGGATCGTGCACAGCTGGACGTGAACCACCTGGAGCGGATGTCATTGATCCTGGGCATCTACAAGGCACTCCATATCCTGTTACCCAACGCTCAGGCGGCGGACAGCTGGTTGAAACGGGCCAATCAGAATCCGCTGTTCGCGGGGCACACTCCTATCGAGCGGATGCTCAACGGGCAAGTATCCGACCTATATGTGGTACGCCGGCATCTGGATGCGGCCCGCGGTGGGGGCGTTGCATGA
- a CDS encoding RES family NAD+ phosphorylase, with amino-acid sequence MSFPVSCLAWHPCYRIIPSRFPPIDLFEGVNGSPDDWALLNELEGATSSRLREEAGAIHLIRDEDRRYGPGWTPVMAAFCHFPTTGSRFTDGTFGAYYCALSEVTAIAETRYHAERFMRESHEPPMMLQQRVYLSDLDGLFVDLRNSTAAGALLAPDDWSASQAFGRKTWDSQADGIVYPSVRDPAGECAAVLRPPVLSATWQGRHLGYEWDGKRISHVFELNLLS; translated from the coding sequence ATGAGTTTTCCCGTGTCTTGTCTCGCCTGGCATCCCTGCTATCGGATCATCCCCTCGCGCTTTCCACCCATCGATCTCTTCGAGGGGGTCAACGGCTCTCCCGATGACTGGGCGCTGCTCAACGAACTGGAGGGCGCGACCTCATCCCGCCTGCGGGAGGAAGCTGGTGCCATTCACCTGATCCGTGATGAAGATCGGCGTTACGGCCCGGGCTGGACGCCGGTGATGGCCGCTTTCTGCCACTTCCCGACGACCGGTTCACGTTTCACCGACGGCACGTTCGGTGCCTATTACTGCGCCTTGTCGGAAGTTACAGCCATCGCCGAGACCCGTTACCACGCCGAGCGCTTCATGCGGGAGTCTCACGAGCCCCCGATGATGCTGCAGCAGCGGGTTTATTTGTCGGACCTCGACGGCTTGTTCGTCGACTTGAGAAACAGCACCGCTGCAGGCGCCCTACTGGCCCCGGATGATTGGTCGGCAAGCCAAGCGTTCGGTCGGAAGACGTGGGACAGCCAGGCCGATGGCATCGTCTATCCTAGCGTGCGCGATCCCGCCGGCGAATGTGCGGCGGTACTTCGTCCTCCCGTTCTGAGCGCCACTTGGCAGGGCCGGCATCTGGGCTATGAATGGGATGGCAAGCGCATCAGTCATGTCTTCGAATTGAATCTGTTGAGTTGA
- a CDS encoding EthD domain-containing protein, which produces MIKIILGFKRRQGMGFQEFKDYRRDVHAPLLFAIPEAKKIRRFVVNYAVSAPDFPEPTYDAVVEAWFDNLQDLNTLYSCENFLTKVDPDHINFIDLSSVGRVIVEEIVVVE; this is translated from the coding sequence ATGATCAAGATCATTTTAGGTTTCAAGCGCCGACAGGGAATGGGCTTTCAGGAATTCAAGGACTACCGCCGCGACGTTCACGCGCCTCTGCTTTTCGCTATTCCCGAAGCAAAGAAAATCCGTCGATTCGTGGTCAATTACGCCGTTTCCGCACCGGATTTTCCAGAGCCCACATATGATGCAGTCGTCGAGGCATGGTTCGACAATCTGCAAGACTTGAACACGCTTTATTCCTGCGAAAATTTTCTAACGAAAGTTGATCCCGACCATATCAACTTCATCGATCTTTCTTCGGTCGGAAGGGTCATCGTGGAAGAAATCGTCGTCGTTGAATGA
- a CDS encoding TonB-dependent siderophore receptor: MNFVPSPRIGRLQCKPSTQLRYVFAATVFGTLSTSAPALWAQQPSGDTPASTAAGGSDTTQERLDPVVVVSTALRINAPLVETPRSASVVDRQELDTRNVQSLDESLRYRSGVLSAPYGNDNDADWLFVRGFEASTYLDDTRLYRDGYYAWTLEPFGLERVEVLKGPASMLYGEGYPGGVVNAISKRPTAERQGLFELQAGNRDHRQIGIDSSGPLTRAGDVRYRLVGLYKERDGELNGTDSERYYFAPSLEIDVSEDTTLTLLGSIKHDDAVPTNGFFMPYGTLVDTPYGKVDRRTNLGEPGYDRNRHTQTSLGYQLEHRFNDTWSYTQNLRWSRLDLDLRSTYANYIDPTNDRNVVRGLTYRDGTTDSYALDNRFVGHWRSGRFDNTLLLGLDVQRHEYSGNEFDSFNSAAGSFGEPLDMFSPVYGRYQPIDPNEIDYREIDKTQGGAYAQHRLKIDDKWIFLGSVRYDRVKTENANRTSGETLERTDNNTSWSGGVMYLADNGLAPYVSYAESFEVLTTYDPATGGLYRPLEGEQWEAGLKYTPPGFDGYLSAAVFDLTQRNSLVTNPDTFVQTQAGEVQSTGLELEGQAQLTEGLTLTASYTYTDATTDETGGQGTQRAGIIPRHIASAWLDYDFNQGPLTGLSLGAGVRYVGTSTDDPRYDTPKVPSYTLVDAMASYDVDENWRLQLNVNNLTDEDYISACNYWCYYGESRSVIGSVAYRW; the protein is encoded by the coding sequence ATGAATTTCGTACCATCCCCCCGGATCGGGCGCTTGCAGTGCAAGCCCTCGACACAGCTTCGATACGTATTCGCGGCCACGGTCTTCGGCACGCTTTCGACCAGCGCTCCCGCCCTTTGGGCACAGCAACCCAGCGGCGATACGCCAGCATCCACCGCCGCGGGCGGCAGCGATACGACACAAGAGCGTCTGGACCCGGTGGTAGTGGTCAGCACCGCGCTGAGAATCAATGCGCCGCTGGTCGAGACACCGCGATCGGCCTCGGTCGTCGACCGCCAGGAGCTCGACACCCGCAACGTGCAGTCGCTGGACGAGTCGTTGCGCTACCGCTCGGGCGTGCTTTCAGCGCCCTACGGCAACGACAACGATGCCGACTGGCTGTTCGTCCGCGGCTTCGAGGCCTCGACCTATCTCGACGACACCCGGCTCTACAGGGACGGCTACTACGCCTGGACGCTGGAGCCGTTCGGGCTCGAGCGCGTGGAGGTGCTCAAGGGACCGGCCTCGATGCTCTACGGCGAGGGCTACCCTGGCGGGGTGGTCAACGCGATCAGCAAGCGGCCCACCGCCGAGCGCCAAGGGCTTTTCGAGCTGCAGGCGGGCAACCGCGACCATCGCCAGATCGGCATCGACAGCTCAGGCCCGCTGACCCGCGCCGGCGACGTGCGCTACCGGCTGGTCGGGCTTTACAAGGAGCGCGATGGCGAGCTGAACGGCACCGACAGCGAACGCTACTACTTCGCGCCCAGTCTCGAGATCGACGTCTCCGAGGACACCACCCTGACGCTGCTCGGCAGCATCAAGCACGACGATGCGGTGCCGACCAACGGCTTCTTCATGCCGTATGGCACCCTCGTCGATACCCCCTATGGCAAGGTCGACCGGCGCACCAACCTCGGCGAGCCGGGCTATGACCGCAACCGGCACACCCAGACTTCGCTGGGCTACCAGCTCGAGCATCGCTTCAACGACACTTGGTCATACACCCAGAACCTGCGCTGGAGCCGCCTGGATCTCGACCTGCGCTCCACCTACGCCAACTACATCGATCCGACCAATGATCGCAACGTAGTGCGCGGCCTGACCTACCGCGACGGCACTACCGACAGCTACGCGCTCGACAACCGCTTCGTCGGCCACTGGCGCAGCGGCCGCTTCGACAACACCCTGCTGCTCGGCCTAGACGTGCAGCGCCACGAGTACAGCGGCAACGAATTCGACTCCTTCAACTCGGCCGCCGGCAGTTTCGGCGAGCCGCTGGACATGTTCTCGCCGGTCTACGGCCGCTACCAGCCGATCGATCCGAACGAGATCGACTACCGCGAGATCGACAAGACCCAGGGCGGTGCCTATGCCCAGCACCGGCTGAAGATCGACGACAAGTGGATCTTCCTCGGCAGCGTGCGCTATGACCGGGTCAAGACCGAGAACGCCAACCGCACCAGCGGCGAAACCCTCGAGCGCACCGACAACAACACCTCTTGGTCCGGCGGGGTCATGTATCTGGCCGACAACGGCCTGGCGCCCTATGTGAGCTACGCCGAATCGTTCGAGGTGCTGACCACCTACGACCCCGCCACCGGCGGGCTCTATCGCCCGCTCGAAGGCGAGCAGTGGGAAGCGGGTCTCAAGTACACACCGCCTGGATTCGACGGCTACCTCTCGGCGGCGGTGTTCGATCTGACCCAACGAAACTCGCTAGTCACCAACCCCGACACCTTCGTCCAGACCCAGGCCGGCGAAGTGCAGTCCACCGGCCTCGAGCTCGAAGGCCAGGCACAGCTCACCGAAGGACTGACGCTCACCGCCAGCTACACCTATACCGACGCGACCACCGACGAGACCGGCGGACAGGGCACCCAGCGCGCAGGGATCATTCCACGGCACATCGCCTCCGCCTGGCTGGACTACGACTTCAACCAGGGCCCGCTCACCGGCCTCTCGCTCGGCGCAGGCGTACGCTACGTCGGCACCAGCACCGACGACCCGCGCTACGACACGCCCAAAGTGCCCTCCTATACGCTCGTCGACGCCATGGCCAGCTACGACGTCGACGAGAACTGGCGCCTCCAGCTCAACGTCAACAACCTCACCGACGAAGACTACATCAGCGCCTGCAACTACTGGTGCTACTACGGTGAATCACGCAGCGTGATCGGCAGCGTCGCGTATCGCTGGTAA
- the mtnC gene encoding acireductone synthase, whose translation MSPDQPLALEPRAIVTDIEGTTGSIHFVHQVLFPYARRHLAAWLELNAAQPAVAEQLELARLEAGEPEASVARLGELLGGWIDQDRKSTPLKALQGMIWERGYLEGDFKGHVYMDAAERLRTWHGRGIGLYVYSSGSIHAQKLLFGHSEAGDLTGLFSGYFDTTTGPKREAESYRAIQRDIGAPGGEILFLSDVVEELDAAREAGLRTVQLVREPGMRVGDHPCVERFDQISFD comes from the coding sequence ATGAGTCCGGACCAGCCCCTGGCGCTCGAGCCGCGTGCGATCGTCACCGATATCGAAGGCACCACCGGCTCGATCCACTTCGTCCATCAGGTGCTGTTCCCCTATGCCCGGCGCCACCTCGCCGCATGGCTCGAGCTCAACGCCGCCCAGCCGGCGGTGGCCGAGCAGCTCGAACTCGCCCGGCTGGAGGCAGGCGAGCCCGAAGCCTCGGTGGCACGGCTTGGCGAGCTGCTCGGCGGCTGGATCGACCAAGACCGCAAGTCGACCCCGCTCAAGGCGCTGCAGGGGATGATCTGGGAACGCGGCTATCTCGAAGGCGACTTCAAGGGCCACGTCTATATGGATGCGGCCGAGCGCCTGCGCACCTGGCATGGGCGGGGAATCGGGCTGTACGTCTACTCCTCCGGCTCGATCCACGCCCAGAAGCTGCTGTTCGGCCACAGCGAGGCGGGCGATCTGACCGGTTTGTTCTCGGGCTACTTCGATACCACCACCGGCCCCAAGCGCGAGGCCGAAAGCTATCGGGCGATCCAGCGTGATATCGGCGCGCCCGGCGGCGAGATCCTGTTTCTCTCCGACGTAGTCGAAGAGCTCGATGCCGCACGCGAAGCCGGCTTGCGCACCGTTCAACTAGTGCGCGAGCCGGGCATGCGCGTGGGCGATCACCCATGCGTCGAGCGCTTCGACCAGATCAGCTTCGACTGA
- a CDS encoding 1,2-dihydroxy-3-keto-5-methylthiopentene dioxygenase encodes MSFLHVYHEKNAEQPLLSTEDGKRIAEELEAHGVRFERWPLKALPADAEATEILGAYEQEVSRLKQEGGFVVADIIHMTPQHPDKDALREKFLDEHRHSEDEVRFFVRGEGIFYLHLDNRVYAVGCSQGDLMSVPTGVAHWFDMGPSPDFTCIRLFIEKDGWVAKMTGDDIAAGFPRFEQLSA; translated from the coding sequence ATGAGCTTTCTACACGTCTATCACGAGAAGAATGCCGAGCAGCCGCTGCTCTCCACCGAGGACGGCAAACGTATCGCCGAGGAGCTCGAAGCGCACGGCGTGCGCTTCGAGCGCTGGCCGCTCAAGGCACTGCCCGCCGATGCGGAGGCGACAGAGATCCTCGGCGCTTACGAACAAGAGGTATCGCGTCTCAAGCAAGAGGGCGGCTTCGTGGTCGCCGATATCATCCACATGACCCCGCAGCATCCCGACAAGGACGCGCTGCGAGAGAAGTTCCTCGACGAGCACCGCCACAGCGAAGACGAAGTGCGCTTCTTCGTCCGCGGCGAAGGGATCTTCTACCTGCACCTCGACAACCGGGTCTACGCGGTGGGCTGCAGCCAGGGCGACCTGATGTCGGTGCCGACCGGCGTGGCCCACTGGTTCGACATGGGCCCGAGCCCGGACTTCACCTGCATCAGGCTGTTCATCGAGAAAGATGGCTGGGTGGCGAAGATGACCGGCGACGACATCGCCGCCGGCTTCCCCCGTTTCGAGCAGCTCAGCGCATGA
- a CDS encoding methylthioribulose 1-phosphate dehydratase, which produces MIDLEHLAQAQQALVEAGRILHAAGKVPATGGNFSIRLDERHMAVTVSGRHKGFLTPADLMVTDFDAVAVGSRLKPSAEALLHGQLYRDHANAGAILHTHSRAATLLSLAIEDDEVVLEGYELLKALEGVETHEARVRIPVFANTQQIPLLVDQARARLGREPYAGTPAYLIRGHGVYVWATDMASCLRQVEALDFLFDCELERKRWSFR; this is translated from the coding sequence ATGATCGATCTCGAACACCTTGCCCAGGCCCAGCAGGCGCTGGTCGAGGCGGGTCGGATCCTGCATGCGGCGGGCAAGGTGCCCGCTACCGGCGGCAACTTTTCGATTCGCCTGGACGAGCGCCACATGGCGGTGACCGTCTCGGGTCGCCACAAGGGCTTTCTCACCCCCGCCGACCTGATGGTCACGGACTTCGACGCCGTCGCGGTGGGCAGCCGGCTCAAGCCTTCGGCCGAGGCGCTGCTGCACGGCCAGCTCTATCGCGACCACGCGAATGCCGGTGCGATCCTGCATACCCACTCCCGCGCGGCGACATTGCTCTCGCTTGCGATCGAGGATGACGAGGTGGTGCTGGAAGGCTACGAGCTGCTCAAGGCGCTCGAGGGTGTCGAGACCCATGAGGCGCGTGTGCGGATCCCGGTATTCGCCAATACCCAGCAAATTCCCCTCCTGGTCGACCAGGCGCGAGCGCGACTGGGGCGGGAGCCTTACGCCGGCACGCCCGCCTACTTGATCCGCGGCCATGGGGTCTATGTCTGGGCCACCGACATGGCCAGCTGCCTGCGCCAGGTCGAGGCGCTGGATTTTCTCTTCGACTGCGAGCTCGAGCGTAAGCGCTGGTCGTTCCGCTGA
- a CDS encoding benzoate/H(+) symporter BenE family transporter, with product MSTADSTAARPRLADLSLSAMIAGLVAVLVGYTSSAAIILQAAAALGATPAQAQSWLIALGLGTGALCLALSLRYRAPLLFAWSTPGAALIATLPAGSTLAAATGAFLFSALLILICGVTGLFARVVERIPRALAAAMLAGVLVRFGLELFTSLSLAPTLVTAMLLAYLLAKRMAPRYAVLAALVIGIAVASLEGSLHFEHMQASFAWPSPVWPRFEFAALLGIGVPLFVVTMVSQNLPGTAVLRQHGYTTPVSPLISASGAMTLLLAPFGVFALNLAAITAAICAGPEAHEDPRRRYMAAVCAGLVYLLAGLCGAMIVGLFAAFPQALVMAIAGIALLGTLGSSLADALGAPAHREAALVVFLVTASSLELFGIGSAFWGLVIGALWLALARRRRGITS from the coding sequence ATGTCCACCGCCGATTCCACCGCCGCGCGCCCGCGCTTGGCGGATCTTTCGCTCAGCGCCATGATCGCAGGCCTGGTCGCCGTGCTGGTCGGCTATACCAGTTCGGCGGCGATCATCCTCCAGGCCGCCGCCGCACTGGGGGCGACACCCGCCCAGGCGCAGTCATGGCTGATCGCCCTCGGCCTCGGCACCGGCGCGCTGTGCCTTGCGCTCTCGCTGCGCTACCGCGCACCGCTGCTGTTCGCCTGGTCGACGCCGGGAGCCGCGCTGATCGCGACCCTACCCGCGGGCTCCACCCTTGCGGCGGCCACCGGGGCGTTTTTGTTCTCGGCGCTACTGATCCTTATCTGCGGCGTCACCGGGCTGTTCGCTCGGGTGGTCGAGCGGATTCCGCGCGCGCTGGCTGCGGCGATGCTCGCGGGCGTACTGGTACGCTTCGGTCTCGAGCTCTTCACCTCGCTCTCGCTGGCGCCGACGCTGGTGACGGCGATGCTGCTCGCCTATCTGCTGGCCAAGCGGATGGCGCCGCGCTATGCGGTGCTCGCCGCGCTGGTCATCGGCATCGCGGTCGCAAGCCTCGAGGGCTCTTTGCACTTCGAGCATATGCAGGCGTCGTTCGCTTGGCCTTCTCCGGTCTGGCCACGCTTCGAATTCGCCGCCCTGCTCGGCATCGGCGTGCCGCTGTTCGTGGTCACCATGGTCTCGCAGAACCTGCCAGGCACCGCGGTACTGCGCCAGCACGGCTATACCACCCCGGTTTCGCCATTGATCTCGGCCAGCGGAGCGATGACGCTGCTGCTCGCTCCGTTCGGCGTCTTCGCGCTCAATCTGGCGGCGATCACCGCGGCGATCTGCGCCGGCCCCGAGGCCCACGAAGACCCTCGCCGGCGCTACATGGCCGCGGTCTGCGCAGGCCTGGTCTACCTGCTCGCCGGGCTCTGCGGCGCGATGATCGTCGGCCTCTTCGCAGCCTTCCCTCAGGCGCTGGTGATGGCGATCGCCGGCATCGCCCTGCTCGGCACCCTCGGCTCCAGCCTCGCCGATGCTCTCGGCGCGCCGGCGCACCGCGAGGCGGCGCTGGTGGTGTTCCTGGTCACCGCCTCGAGCCTCGAGCTGTTCGGGATCGGCAGCGCCTTCTGGGGGCTGGTGATCGGCGCGCTGTGGCTGGCGCTGGCACGCCGTCGCCGTGGGATAACCTCATAA
- a CDS encoding helix-turn-helix domain-containing protein gives MQEMNRVIGAVLRRLRRERGWSLDTCAASTGVSKAMLGQIERGESSPTVATLWRIASGMEVPFSTFWDEGSLVERRDRVVDDETLMNATLLEPYDAATGIELLLVELAPGCERVSQPHRRGVSEYVAVVEGRLEILVEEHWHALEVGQSLRFCADRPHGYRNLSDRRASFHNIIHHPRAEG, from the coding sequence ATGCAGGAGATGAACCGAGTGATTGGTGCCGTACTGCGGCGGCTGCGCCGGGAGCGGGGCTGGAGCCTCGACACCTGTGCGGCCAGCACCGGGGTCAGCAAGGCGATGCTCGGGCAGATCGAGCGCGGTGAGTCGAGCCCGACGGTGGCGACCCTATGGCGGATCGCCAGCGGCATGGAGGTGCCTTTCTCGACGTTCTGGGACGAGGGCAGTCTGGTCGAAAGGCGAGATCGGGTGGTCGATGATGAAACGCTGATGAACGCCACGCTGCTCGAGCCCTACGACGCGGCTACCGGCATCGAACTGCTGCTGGTCGAGCTGGCCCCGGGGTGCGAGCGTGTCTCCCAGCCCCATCGGCGAGGCGTGAGCGAGTACGTCGCGGTGGTCGAGGGGCGTCTCGAAATCCTGGTCGAAGAGCATTGGCATGCGCTGGAGGTGGGGCAGTCGCTACGCTTTTGCGCCGACCGACCGCACGGCTATCGCAATCTCAGCGATCGCCGTGCGAGCTTTCACAACATCATCCACCATCCGCGCGCGGAGGGCTGA
- a CDS encoding pyridoxal phosphate-dependent aminotransferase gives MRAIAAHLDREGPSNPFPGLAALERRLGRKLPHQLGSNEGLDMPHVALTKAMGAEVARLARRYGDAQAFELRRRLSARLEVPIEALLVDAGADSLIALALRTLCEPGSVAVAAAGTYPTFSYFAQSTGCRLIEPSYREAKGVLAPDLDALIEAAHQRHARLVYLANPDNPSGHLFDDAEIERLRDQLPGDCSLLLDEAYHDFRADAAGSAPLEGVIRLRTFSKAHGLAGLRIGFAIAEPALVEAMLKARIHYAVASLSLAAAELVLDHDDEVREHIEAVTERRERLTAMLREAGLDVLPSATNFIAVRLADAQSAEAVQRALLERDVVVHRPPHPALGHVLRISTVEDALVPGRLAPLLEAVSRG, from the coding sequence ATGCGTGCGATCGCCGCACACCTCGACCGAGAAGGTCCGAGCAACCCGTTTCCCGGGCTAGCCGCGCTGGAGCGGCGTCTCGGCCGCAAGCTGCCCCACCAGCTCGGCTCCAACGAGGGGCTCGACATGCCCCATGTCGCGCTGACCAAGGCCATGGGCGCAGAAGTGGCGAGGCTCGCCCGGCGCTATGGCGATGCCCAGGCATTCGAGCTGCGCCGGCGGCTGTCCGCGCGCCTCGAGGTTCCGATCGAAGCGCTGCTGGTCGATGCCGGCGCCGACAGCCTGATCGCCCTGGCCCTGCGAACCCTCTGCGAACCCGGCAGCGTCGCGGTCGCCGCCGCGGGTACCTACCCGACCTTCAGCTATTTCGCCCAGAGCACCGGTTGCCGACTGATCGAGCCGTCCTACCGAGAGGCCAAGGGCGTGCTCGCGCCTGACCTCGATGCGCTGATCGAAGCCGCGCACCAGCGCCATGCGCGCCTGGTTTACCTGGCCAATCCGGACAACCCGAGCGGCCACTTGTTCGATGACGCCGAGATCGAGCGCCTGCGGGACCAGCTGCCCGGCGACTGCAGCCTGCTGCTCGACGAGGCCTATCACGACTTTCGTGCCGATGCCGCCGGCAGCGCACCGCTCGAGGGCGTGATCCGGCTGCGCACCTTCTCCAAGGCCCATGGCCTCGCCGGACTCCGGATCGGCTTCGCCATCGCCGAGCCGGCGCTGGTCGAGGCGATGCTCAAAGCACGCATCCACTACGCCGTCGCCTCGCTGTCGCTGGCCGCCGCGGAGCTGGTGCTCGACCACGACGACGAGGTCCGCGAGCACATCGAAGCGGTCACCGAGCGTCGGGAGCGGCTCACCGCGATGCTGCGCGAGGCCGGACTGGACGTACTGCCGAGCGCGACCAACTTCATCGCCGTGCGCCTCGCCGATGCCCAAAGCGCCGAGGCGGTGCAGCGCGCATTGCTCGAACGCGACGTGGTGGTTCACCGCCCGCCACACCCCGCCCTCGGACACGTACTGCGGATCTCGACGGTCGAGGATGCGTTGGTCCCGGGCCGGCTGGCGCCGCTGCTCGAGGCGGTATCCAGAGGCTGA